One stretch of Streptomyces peucetius DNA includes these proteins:
- the coaBC gene encoding bifunctional phosphopantothenoylcysteine decarboxylase/phosphopantothenate--cysteine ligase CoaBC yields the protein MRGDAVDQAVGRAANRPKVVLGVSGGIAAYKACELLRRLTESAHDVRVVPTASALHFVGAATWSALSGHPVSTEVWSDVHEVPHVRIGQHADLVVVAPATADMLAKAAHGLADDLLTNTLLTARCPVVFAPAMHTEMWEHPATQENVATLRRRGAVVVEPAVGRLTGVDTGKGRLPDPDEIFEICRRVLARGVQAPDLAGRHVVVSAGGTREPLDPVRYLGNRSSGKQGYALARTAAARGARVTLVEANTGLPDPAGVDVVHVGTAVQLREAVLKAAADADAVVMAAAVADFRPAAYAEGKIKKKDGVEAPTVPLVRNPDILAEISADRARPGQVIVGFAAETDNVLANGREKLRRKGCDLLVVNEVGEGRTFGSEENEAVVLAADGAETPVPHGPKEALADTVWDLVDPRLR from the coding sequence GTGCGGGGAGACGCAGTGGATCAGGCAGTGGGCCGGGCGGCGAACAGGCCGAAGGTCGTTCTCGGAGTCAGCGGCGGCATCGCCGCCTACAAGGCGTGCGAACTGCTGCGCAGACTGACCGAGTCCGCTCATGACGTCCGGGTCGTGCCGACCGCGTCGGCCCTGCACTTCGTCGGCGCGGCGACATGGTCGGCGCTGTCCGGCCATCCCGTCTCCACCGAGGTGTGGTCCGACGTCCACGAGGTGCCGCACGTACGCATCGGGCAGCACGCCGACCTCGTCGTGGTCGCCCCCGCCACCGCCGACATGCTCGCCAAGGCCGCCCACGGCCTCGCCGACGACCTGCTGACCAACACCCTCCTCACCGCCCGCTGCCCGGTCGTGTTCGCCCCGGCCATGCACACCGAGATGTGGGAGCACCCCGCCACGCAGGAGAACGTCGCCACGCTGCGCCGCCGCGGGGCCGTCGTCGTCGAACCCGCCGTCGGCCGGCTCACCGGCGTCGACACGGGCAAGGGCAGGCTGCCCGACCCGGACGAGATCTTCGAGATCTGCCGGCGGGTCCTCGCCCGTGGTGTCCAGGCGCCCGACCTGGCCGGACGGCATGTCGTCGTCAGCGCCGGCGGCACCCGCGAACCTCTCGACCCGGTCCGCTACCTGGGCAACCGCTCCTCCGGGAAGCAGGGCTACGCACTGGCCCGCACGGCCGCCGCCCGCGGCGCCAGGGTCACGCTCGTCGAGGCGAACACCGGGCTGCCGGACCCCGCCGGCGTCGACGTCGTCCACGTCGGTACGGCGGTGCAGCTCCGCGAAGCCGTACTCAAGGCCGCCGCGGACGCCGACGCCGTGGTCATGGCGGCCGCGGTCGCCGACTTCCGCCCCGCCGCGTACGCCGAGGGAAAGATCAAGAAGAAGGACGGCGTCGAGGCGCCGACCGTCCCGCTGGTGCGCAATCCCGACATCCTCGCCGAGATCTCGGCCGACCGCGCCCGCCCCGGCCAGGTGATCGTCGGCTTCGCCGCGGAGACCGACAACGTCCTCGCCAACGGCCGCGAAAAGCTGCGCCGCAAGGGCTGTGACCTGCTCGTCGTCAATGAGGTGGGGGAGGGCAGGACATTCGGCTCGGAGGAGAACGAGGCCGTCGTACTGGCCGCCGACGGCGCCGAGACGCCGGTGCCGCACGGCCCCAAGGAAGCCCTCGCCGACACCGTCTGGGACCTGGTCGACCCGCGGCTGCGCTGA
- the rpoZ gene encoding DNA-directed RNA polymerase subunit omega, with protein MSSSITAPEGIINPPIDELLEATDSKYSLVIYAAKRARQINAYYSQLGEGLLEYVGPLVDTHVHEKPLSIALREINAGLLTSEAIEGPAQ; from the coding sequence GTGTCCTCTTCCATCACCGCGCCCGAGGGCATCATCAACCCTCCGATCGACGAGCTGCTCGAGGCCACCGACTCGAAGTACAGCCTCGTGATCTACGCGGCCAAGCGTGCCCGTCAGATCAACGCGTACTACTCGCAGCTCGGTGAGGGCCTGCTCGAGTACGTCGGGCCGCTGGTGGACACCCACGTCCACGAGAAGCCGCTCTCGATCGCCCTGCGCGAGATCAACGCGGGTCTGCTGACGTCCGAGGCCATCGAGGGCCCGGCGCAGTAG